A window of Lytechinus variegatus isolate NC3 chromosome 15, Lvar_3.0, whole genome shotgun sequence contains these coding sequences:
- the LOC121428869 gene encoding nuclear pore complex protein Nup214-like isoform X2, protein MGDEAGPAEREVASLRFQQLCRLKIFDEMPESLTPPERLHLLAVSNKYGFTFVGSDTGVKIFQTTELGRLNELNRDSTGAVVSDYDCVKISLGTRPLHVALNNSELILSVCYQQGKNLVLNLYDVRVVTKKGASHSPFTTSFLSQDPQVKLVNLVWNPGFEPLLGTCLSDGNCMIWDSSDKALKPLARLPVEVGATAICWSPKGKQMVVGTSNGELKQFNHASELRKTVRSPDFTQEAVKVVDIYWLSTYMFIVAYIDAEESLQPNIVVVHAPKEKPVSYINFEDVCFGSCEERAACYYMQYLDKWQFAITCSSNSMDGAVLGRQQENKDLWEIWTLDDAARIEVPLCDHEETMPLGMATDYTSQINITIKQHTLPPAPILMVLSSEGLLCPFYVINLEDAEGNTRKPQPLPTGGERIGTGTAVQILPSAGAKPQPSIGQASTASLSFTSPAPAPSAAAAKIPSTASSAPSQPAFGATATSGQPSMFSGFSGAAAAGGSSAGFQFKLPASTASAAPASSGPQASSTLTTPMFGGSKSSPFGSGGFSFSAPQTSTPSSTAAPTTQPSGLKGFSFAAPSQSVQQPAPSTQGFSFKAASAPSGLSNAPSSNAFGAFHKPITTTATPAPSVQTTQSSAKPVQPEQPKGPPNATAPGGMGGFGQQGLFGKGPPNAVAPGLSAAPTQGQLGGAAPGPPNAVAPGTASHPLKLGSAPATAPAAAPTAAAPVIGSGSQGSASITTKFTIPKTAAAAGPSLSAPPTSIAAMAPTSIAAVAPSSVAAVAPTRSTPASFGPPNAVAPNQGPSKPSKDVPDAHRVAVGKPVAIVQQTPKSSADVISSSRIPATSTPAASAKPVTAALLSNIKEEMEHFTKELNELKARAATGHHSVGSTQDLQKICKGVDDLATFKEEVLECTKSHNEDIHGLKAKLLNSFSLVEESRLRKQRSKDPRYLQLLRSRGLDPQSAKQMQEIRSLYHYLETGVRDTNACLDLEWEKITHGKGSKSTRRMVTPTMDTIYQTLGNHVNILTTQKNKLIDLRKQLTTAQRYDVTSTFNALPSSKIKLSTNPSSLATRLAEVKVSGAPKARSTPMSAKKQAMLRDVLSQRQTTPIRSAPRAALVTSSRGGSPSEMDNFPLPPERRLRFPSGESPPYGGSQGDGRRPAHHAGRTDLRGVGVTTSATAPQAAPSQPLTTQSAPRPATTLSTPSPQQPMTRSTQPPAQPQRTVAPPLSTLNVPVSPIQPGAGMVTSTPLPQGAQGGSLATPKGQAPPPATSSFSHTGSGTVAWGLTGATSKATSPGQQAGVAAISRAQSIKAGNTPVEKPNPPVVNIKNLDTMKGTMPPPVTFAPVASTVDAGTAKVVTQVIAEMAIASGVKPPQPGTVASASGDSLPQSPTGRKPTTPTTTRAASSAIAMTTVSISSKPVLSTTAAPSGSLSVPILLPTSQPAAGATAASGGSKPAGTKADNPSTFSLTAKLPSSSTASGVASKGFTFSDKPLAAPSASGLSSAFTFGSKPITSSAAAPPSAKGDAANQPAVSSESGVKPQIFDFSGAATKPKANVSTPGGYFFGAPSSTVASFGAPVTTIATISGAKTTSALATTTSQSATAKTSVQPPSAPKVKEDAKGKDESGTGKPTAATDEAGTGAASKPTTGFGSSSLLGAMLDKPPSGGSLLGSMLDKPAASKPQSSAAEDENAKLQQSTKNILSGVTFPTGTSAGASQSGTASPGPAARNLFGTTPSTSAVSGSATTSTPSFGTSGLFSSLANTSKGSESSTATTAPAPQTASSANGSLFGKTTSSGSLFGAQPTSSTASAGSTATTTAPSTGFDVFGQSTGAVSTKPSLFGQTSTAATSSAQTTSAPSFGQSSGLFGQPSSGGPFGSTTGGSGGFTFGGQPTLGSASQDPKSVFGSNFGASQPAASTATPVFGGSQTSNLSFGQLASGGSTATSSASGGGGMFGATKAASSTGGGFFSGLGGKPDPEAAKRNPFGLETTSSSSFGSQSSGTSIFGSSTSKTFGASQTAPAFGSPSSSAFGTSSGVANTGFGGFGQPAFGQTNTASPGFGSPGAGAGGGGGGLGFGTGATFSNPLGGSPFGSPQQGSSAGVFGASSPAASTGGGFGSFASQAAPSFGALAGSGGGFGQQQQSSGFGAFGAGGGNNTGFGGFGSGSNNAFGGANTGSPG, encoded by the exons ATGGGGGATGAAGCAGGACCGGCGGAGCGAGAAGTTGCA TCGCTTCGCTTCCAGCAGCTATGTCGTCTGAAGATCTTTGATGAGATGCCAGAGAGTCTCACGCCCCCAGAGAGACTCCATCTTCTTGCTGTCTCCAACAAATATGGCTTCACTTTTGTAGGATCAGACACGG gtgTAAAGATCTTTCAGACCACAGAACTTGGCAGGCTCAATGAGCTCAATAGAGATTCCACAGGGGCTGTTG TGAGTGATTATGACTGCGTCAAAATTAGTCTTGGTACCAGGCCCCTTCATGTTGCATTGAATAACAGCGAGCTGATTTTGTCAGTGTGCTACCAACAAGGCAAGAATCTTGTTCTGAACCTTTATGATGTCAGAGTGGTTACAAAGAAA ggagCGTCTCATTCGCCTTTCACGACTTCATTCCTCTCTCAAGACCCTCAAGTCAAATTGGTCAACCTGGTCTGGAATCCTGGTTTCGAGCCTCTCCTTGGCACATGTTTGTCGGATGGGAACTGCATGATATGGGATAGCTCAGACAAAGCACTCAAGCCTCTAGCACGCCTGCCGGTGGAGGTTGGCGCTACTGCGA tTTGCTGGTCTCCGAAAGGAAAACAGATGGTTGTAGGAACATCCAACGGTGAGCTGAAGCAATTCAATCATGCAAGTGAACTTAGGAAGACTGTCAGGTCACCGGATTTCACCCAAGAAGCAgtcaaag TTGTGGATATCTACTGGTTGTCAACTTACATGTTCATTGTGGCTTACATCGATGCTGAGGAGTCCTTACAGCCAAACATTGTTGTTGTCCATGCTCCG AAAGAGAAACCAGTTAGCTACATCAATTTCGAGGATGTCTGTTTCGGGAGCTGTGAGGAGAGAGCCGCCTGTTACTACATGCAATACCTTGATAAGTG GCAATTTGCGATCACCTGCTCTAGCAACTCCATGGATGGCGCTGTTCTCGGAAGACAGCAGGAGAACAAAGACTTGTGGGAGATCTGGACATTGGATGACGCGGCAAGGATCGAGGTACCCCTCTGTGACCACGAGGAAACGATGCCGCTGGGAATGGCCACGGATTATACCTCGCagatcaacatcaccatca AGCAACACACACTTCCCCCTGCACCCATCCTAATGGTATTATCCAGTGAGGGTCTGCTTTGCCCATTTTATGTGATTAACCTGGAAGATGCAGAGGGTAACACAAGGAAGCCACAACCATTACCGACTGGAGGGGAGCGAATTGGAACAG GTACTGCAGTACAGATCCTACCGTCTGCAGGAGCTAAGCCTCAGCCAAGCATCGGCCAGGCATCGACAGCCTCATTGTCATTCACATCCCCTGCCCCAGCCCCTTCAGCTGCTGCTGCTAAGATCCCAAGCACTGCTTCCTCTGCCCCTTCCCAACCAGCGTTTGGTGCAACAGCAACCAGTGGTCAGCCATCCATGTTTAGTGGTTTCAGTGGTGCAGCAGCGGCAGGTGGTTCATCTGCAGGTTTTCAGTTCAAGCTCCCAGCATCCACGGCTTCAGCTGCTCCCGCTAGTTCAGGACCCCAGGCATCATCTACGTTGACGACTCCTATGTTTGGAGGTAGCAAGTCATCACCCTTTG GTTCAGGAGGATTCTCTTTCAGTGCTCCCCAGACCAGTACACCATCTTCCACAGCAGCCCCTACCACACAGCCCAGTGGGCTCAAGGGGTTTTCCTTCGCAGCGCCCTCTCAGTCTGTCCAACAGCCAGCACCATCCACTCAAGGGTTTAGTTTCAAAG CTGCTTCTGCTCCTTCTGGCTTATCTAATGCTCCATCAAGCAATGCATTTGGGGCCTTTCACAAACCGATCACCACGACTGCAACTCCTGCACCCAGTGTCCAGACCACACAGTCTTCAGCCAAACCTGTTCAACCTGAACAACCAAAGGGACCTCCCAACGCTACGGCACCAGGAGGCATGGGAGGCTTTGGACAACAAGGTTTATTCGGTAAAGGTCCACCGAATGCGGTTGCCCCTGGATTGTCAGCTGCCCCGACCCAAGGACAACTAGGTGGTGCAGCCCCAGGTCCACCAAATGCAGTTGCCCCAGGAACAGCAAGTCATCCACTCAAGCTGGGTAGTGCACCAGCGACGGCACCAGCAGCAGCACCTACGGCAGCCGCGCCAGTCATTGGGTCAGGTTCTCAAGGATCAGCCTCCATTACCACCAAGTTCACTATCCCAAAGACAGCAGCGGCGGCGGGACCATCACTTTCTGCTCCACCCACTTCAATTGCAGCAATGGCACCTACTTCAATTGCTGCTGTTGCACCCTCTTCAGTTGCAGCTGTTGCACCTACCAGATCAACTCCTGCTTCTTTTGGTCCACCAAATGCTGTTGCACCTAACCAAGGACCTTCCAAACCTAGCAAGGACGTACCAGATGCACATAGAGTAGCGGTTGGAAAGCCAGTCGCCATTGTACAGCAGACACCAAAGTCTTCTGCAGATGTCATCAGCTCTTCAAGGATCCCTGCTACTTCCACTCCTGCAGCTAGTGCTAAACCTGTCACTGCTGCTCTGCTCTCCAATATCAAAGAAGAG ATGGAGCATTTCACCAAGGAATTGAATGAGCTGAAGGCAAGGGCTGCAACAGGACACCATTCTGTTGGATCTACCCAGGATCTTCAAAAGATCTGCAAAGGTGTGGACGACCTTGCTACCTTCAAAGAAGAAGTCCTGGAATGTACAAag TCGCATAACGAAGACATCCACGGCCTCAAGGCCAAGCTGTTGAACTCCTTTAGCCTTGTCGAGGAGAGCCGCCTCAGGAAGCAGCGCTCCAAGGATCCACGCTACCTCCAGCTCCTGCGCTCCAGGGGCCTGGATCCACAGTCAGCCAAGCAGATGCAGGAGATCCGCTCCTTGTATCACTACCTGGAGACTGGAGTCAGGGATACCAATGCCTGCCTGGATCTGGAGTGGGAGAAGATCACCCATGGAAAGGGATCCAAGTCAACCAG GAGAATGGTGACCCCCACCATGGATACCATCTATCAGACCTTGGGAAACCACGTCAACATCCTGACAACCCAGAAGAACAAGTTGATTGATCTTCGGAAGCAACTGACCACCGCACAGCGTTACGATGTCACCTCGACATTTAACGCACTTCCATCATCAAAGATCAA gcTGAGCACCAATCCTTCATCCCTTGCTACCAGACTTGCTGAGGTTAAGGTGAGTGGTGCTCCTAAGGCCCGGAGCACACCCATGTCAGCTAAGAAGCAAGCCATGCTGAGGGATGTTCTCTCACAGAGACAGACCACACCCATCAGATCAGCACCAAGAG CTGCTCTTGTAACTTCTTCAAGAGGGGGTTCCCCATCAGAAATGGACAATTTTCCTCTCCCTCCAGAGCGACGTCTCCGGTTCCCATCCGGCGAATCCCCTCCTTATGGGGGTAGCCAGGGGGATGGGCGCCGCCCTGCCCACCATGCTGGCAGAACAGATCTGAGAGGTGTAGGTGTCACCACCTCGGCTACAG CACCACAAGCTGCCCCTTCTCAACCTTTGACCACCCAATCAGCACCCCGCCCTGCCACTACCCTGTCGACCCCTTCCCCTCAACAACCCATGACGCGCAGCACGCAACCACCCGCCCAGCCCCAGCGAACAGTGGCGCCACCGCTATCAACGCTCAACGTACCAGTCAGCCCCATCCAGCCCGGAGCTGGGATGGTCACATCAACTCCCCTCCCTCAGGGTGCACAGGGGGGCAGCCTGGCCACACCCAAGGGGCAGGCACCACCACCTGCAACATCCAGCTTCTCACACACAGGGTCTGGGACAGTCGCCTGGGGCCTGACAGGTGCAACATCAAAG GCGACATCACCAGGACAACAAGCGGGCGTGGCAGCAATAAGCCGCGCCCAGTCCATCAAAGCGGGTAACACCCCGGTAGAGAAACCCAACCCTCCTGTGGTGAACATCAAGAATCTTGACACCATGAAGGGGACCATGCCTCCACCAGTCACCTTCGCACCTGTTGCCAG TACTGTTGATGCCGGGACAGCAAAGGTAGTAACCCAAGTTATAGCTGAGATGGCCATTGCTAGCGGTGTGAAGCCCCCACAACCAGGAACAGTTGCTAGT GCCTCCGGTGACTCCCTCCCACAATCCCCCACAGGAAGGAAACCAACCACCCCTACCACCACTCGAGCTGCATCATCGGccatcgccatgacaactgtgTCCATTTCTTCCAAGCCGGTGTTGAGCACCACTGCAGCACCCTCTGGGTCCTTGTCCGTCCCAATCTTATTGCCTACTTCCCAGCCTGCAGCTGGCGCCACCGCAGCCTCTGGCGGGAGCAAGCCAGCAGGAACAAAAGCA GACAATCCATCCACATTCTCTTTAACGGCTAAACTGCCATCATCTTCCACTGCCTCTGGTGTGGCATCCAAAGGATTTACCTTCAGTGATAAACCCCTGGCTGCTCCCTCTGCTTCGGGTCTTTCAAGTGCTTTCACCTTTGGTTCTAAACCCATCACATCTTCAGCTGCTGCACCCCCATCGGCTAAAG GTGATGCAGCGAACCAGCCAGCAGTAAGCAGCGAGTCGGGTGTCAAGCCTCAGATCTTTGATTTCTCTGGTGCAGCCACCAAGCCCAAGGCTAACGTGTCAACTCCTGGTGGCTATTTCTTTGGAG CCCCCTCATCAACAGTTGCAAGTTTTGGAGCACCAGTTACAACCATTGCAACAATATCTGGTGCTAAGACAACGTCGGCTCTTGCAACGACCACCTCGCAGTCAGCCACAGCCAAAACAAGCGTTCAACCACCAAGTGCTCCTAAG GTGAAAGAAGATGCGAAAGGCAAGGATGAGAGTGGAACAGGAAAACCTACAGCTGCCACAGATGAAGCAGGAACTGGTGCTGCCTCCAAGCCAACTACCGGATTTGGGTCATCAAGTCTTCTTGGAGCCATGTTGGACAAGCCCCCTTCAGGAGGAAGTCTTCTTGGTTCCATGTTGGATAAACCTGCAGCAAGTAAACCCCAATCTTCCGCAGCAGAAGATGAGAACGCCAAGCTCCAGCAGTCCACAAAGAACATCCTGAGTGGAGTGACCTTCCCGACAGGCACTTCTGCAGGAGCTTCACAAAGTGGGACAGCATCTCCTGGACCCGCTGCTCGTAATCTCTTTGGGACCACACCAAGCACTTCTGCAGTGTCAGGATCGGCTACTACTTCCACACCATCATTTGGAACTTCTGGTCTGTTCTCCTCACTTGCGAACACCTCAAAGGGATCAGAATCATCCACAGCTACGACAGCTCCTGCCCCTCAGACAGCATCCTCGGCAAATGGATCACTCTTCGGAAAGACAACTTCTTCTGGGTCTCTCTTTGGTGCACAGCCGACATCATCCACAGCATCAGCAGGATCAACAGCAACTACCACCGCCCCATCCACTGGCTTTGATGTATTTGGACAGTCGACAGGTGCAGTATCCACTAAACCTTCCCTGTTTGGTCAAACTTCAACAGCTGCGACTTCTTCTGCTCAGACCACCTCTGCTCCATCCTTTGGCCAATCGTCTGGTCTCTTTGGACAGCCCTCAAGCGGAGGACCGTTTGGCTCTACTACTGGTGGTTCTGGAGGGTTTACCTTTGGAGGACAGCCGACTTTGGGTTCAGCAAGTCAGGATCCAAAGAGTGTCTTTGGGTCCAACTTTGGAGCATCCCAACCAGCAGCCAGCACTGCCACTCCTGTATTTGGGGGCTCTCAGACAA GTAACCTGTCGTTTGGTCAACTAGCCAGCGGTGGTAGTACGGCTACTTCGTCTGCTTCTGGAGGAGGGGGAATGTTTGGTGCTACCAAGGCTGCCAGCAGTACTGGTGGAG GATTTTTTAGTGGCCTTGGTGGTAAGCCTGATCCAGAGGCTGCAAAGAGAAATCCGTTTGGTCTTGAAACGACGTCATCATCCAGCTTTGGATCTCAGTCCTCTG GTACAAGCATATTTGGATCTTCCACTAGCAAGACTTTTGGAGCTTCCCAAACAGCACCTG CTTTTGGAAGTCCTAGCAGCTCTGCCTTTGGTACCAGCTCTGGTGTTGCTAACACAGGATTCGGTGGGTTTGGTCAACCTGCCTTCGGCCAAACAAACACAG